A DNA window from Aestuariispira ectoiniformans contains the following coding sequences:
- a CDS encoding ATP-binding cassette domain-containing protein codes for MAELYQIRDLDLTLPDMGRKPFIGRAPSLRILKGLTFDLHRGEVLGIVGGSGSGKSTLGRAMVRLLEPTGGSVYFDGIDLTHLGEGQLRPVRRRFQMIFQDPMSSLNPRQTVRRIIAAPLALHGFDTIGDRVEQALRQVGLPTAFGERYPHELSGGQRQRVGIARAIALEPDFILADEIVSGLDVSSQAQVLNLLEQLVADLGITLAFISHDLSVIRRLCSRVLVLHQGEVVEDAPTDRLFDNPASDYTRQLLDAIPLPDLNQDWSMGAA; via the coding sequence ATGGCTGAGCTTTATCAAATTCGTGATCTGGACCTGACCCTGCCGGATATGGGGCGCAAACCCTTCATCGGCCGTGCGCCATCGCTCAGGATATTGAAGGGCCTGACCTTCGACCTGCATCGTGGCGAGGTGCTGGGTATTGTCGGTGGATCAGGGTCGGGAAAATCGACCCTGGGCCGGGCGATGGTTCGCCTGCTGGAGCCGACCGGAGGAAGCGTGTATTTCGACGGGATCGACCTGACGCATTTGGGCGAGGGGCAATTGCGCCCGGTCCGGCGGCGCTTTCAGATGATCTTTCAGGACCCTATGTCCTCACTTAATCCACGACAGACGGTTCGGCGGATCATTGCGGCACCTCTCGCACTCCATGGTTTTGATACGATTGGTGACCGTGTGGAGCAGGCGTTGCGGCAGGTTGGCCTGCCGACCGCATTCGGTGAACGCTATCCCCATGAACTGTCGGGCGGACAAAGGCAGCGGGTCGGTATCGCCCGTGCGATCGCACTGGAGCCGGATTTTATCCTGGCCGATGAAATCGTGTCCGGCCTGGATGTTTCAAGCCAGGCGCAGGTGCTCAATCTGCTGGAGCAACTGGTTGCGGATCTGGGCATCACGCTGGCCTTCATCAGCCATGACCTGTCGGTCATACGCCGCCTCTGTTCGCGGGTACTGGTCCTGCATCAGGGGGAGGTGGTGGAAGACGCCCCCACCGATAGGCTTTTTGACAACCCGGCATCGGATTATACGCGACAGCTTCTCGATGCGATCCCGCTTCCGGATCTCAATCAGGACTGGAGTATGGGGGCGGCCTGA